From the Streptomyces sp. SN-593 genome, the window GCGCGTCCGGGCCATAGGGGCCCGCCCGGTCAGATCTCGGCGACCAGGTCCGCGATCGAGTCGACCACCCGGGACGGGCGGAAGGGGTAACGGTCGATGTCCGGCAGCGTGGTCAGGCCGGTGAGCACCAGGAACGTCTCCATGCCGGACTCCAGCCCGGCCAGCACGTCGGTGTCCATCCGGTCGCCGATCATCGCGCTGGTCTCGGAGTGGGCGCCGATGACGTTCAGCCCGGCCCGCATCATCAGCGGGTTCGGCTTGCCCACGAAGTAGGGGTCCTTGCCGGTCGCCTTGGTGATCAGCGCCGCCACCGAGCCCGCGGCCGGCAGCACGCCCTCCGGGGAGGGGCCGGTCTGGTCGGGGTTGGTGCAGATGAAGCGGGCGCCGCCGTTGATCAGCCGGATCGCCTTGGTCAGCGCCTCGAAGCTGTAGGTGCGGGTCTCGCCGAGCACCACGTAGTCCGGGTCGTGGTCGGTCAGCACGTAGCCGACGTCGTGCAGCGCCGTGGTCAGGCCCGCCTCGCCGATGACGTAGGCGGTGCCGCCCGGCCGCTGGTCGTCCAGGAACTTCGCGGTGGCCAGCGCCGACGTCCAGATGTTGCCCACCGGGACGTGCAGGCCCATCCGGGTCAGCCGGGCGTGCAGGTCGCGCGGGGTGTAGATGGAGTTGTTCGTCAGCACCAGGAACGGCTTGCCCGACTCCTTCAGGCCCGTCAGGAACGCGTCCGCACCGGGGATGGGGGTGCCTTCGTGGATCAGCACCCCGTCCATGTCGGTGAGCCACGACTCAATCGGCTTGCGTGTCGACACGGGTCGCTCCTGTCCTGGGTACCACCTGACCGCCTGAGACGCACCAAGCGTAGCCGGGGCGGGTGGCGCCGCCGCCCGCCGGGCGGACCGGCCGCCGCCGGGCTCGCGCGGCCGGCGCGCGCCCCGGGCGCCCCCGGCGCGGCGCGTGCCGCGGGCAGTGCGAGAGTGGCGGGCATGAGCACTCCCCCGCCGCTGCGCGTCGGCCTGGTCGGGTACGGCCCGGCCGGGGCGTTCTTCCACGCACCGCTGATCGCCGCGACGCCCGGCCTGGTCCTGGACACGATCGTCACCGCCGACCCGGGGCGCCGGGCCGCGGCGGGCTCCGAGCACCCGGGCGTCCGCTTCGCCGACCGCGCGGCCGACCTGTGGGGGCGGGCCGGGGAACTCGACCTGGTGGTGCTCGCCTCCCCCAACCGCACCCACGTGCCGCTGGCCACCGAGGCGCTGGAGGCCGGGCTGCCGGTGGTCGTGGACAAGCCGCTGGCCGGGACCGCCGCCGAGGCCCGTGCCCTCGCCGCGCTCGCGGACGCCCGCGGGCTGCTGCTCGGCGTCTTCCAGAACCGGCGCTGGGACGGCGACTTCCGCACCGTGCGCGACCTCGTCGAGCGGGGCGCGCTCGGCGAGGTGCGCCGCTTCGAGTCCCGCTTCGAACGGTGGCGCCCCCGGCTCAAGGGCGGCTGGCGCGAGTCGGGCGACCCGGCAGACATCGGAGGTCTGCTCTACGATCTCGGCGCCCATCTCGTCGACCAGGCGCTCACCCTGTTCGGTCCGGCCGCGCTGGTCCACGCCGAGGCCGCCGCCGTGCGCCCGGGCGCGACCGCCGACGACGACGCCTTCATCGCGCTCACCCACGCCTCCGGGGTCCGCTCCCACCTGTGGATGAGCGCCGTCACGCCCCGGCTCGGCCCGCGCTTCCGCGTGCTCGGCAGCACCGGCGGATACGTCGTGCACGGGCTGGACCCGCAGGAGGCCGACCTGCGCGCCGGGCGCCGCCCGGGCGACGGCGCGCCGTGGGGCGAGGTGCCGCCGGCCGGCTGGGGCACCGCCGGCACCGACGGCGCCGAGGCCGCGGTGCCCACGCTCCCCGGCGACTACCCCGCCTTCTACGCGGCCGTGGCGGCGGCGCTGCGCGCGGGCACCGCCGCGCCGGTCACCGCGCACGAGGCCGCCGCGGCCCTGGACGTCATCGAGGCCGCCCACCGCTCCGCGGCGACCGGCGGGACCGTACGGCTCTGACCGGCCGGGGAACCGGGACGCGCGCGGAGCGGGAAGCCGGGACGCGCCGGTCGGGGCGGCGGCTACGCGGCGCCGAACTCCTGGCGCTGGCGGCCGAGTCCGTCGATGCTCAGCTCGACGACGTCCCCGGGCCGGAGGTACGGCTTGGGGTCGGGTCGGCCGAGCGCGACCCCGGCGGGGGTGCCGGTGTTGATCACGTCCCCCGGGTAGAGCGTCATGAACTGGCTGAGGTAGCGCACCACCTCGGCCACCGGGAAGATCTGGTCCGCGGTCGAGCCGTCCTGCTTCAGCTCGCCGTTCACCCACAGCCGCAGCGGCAGCGCCTGCGGGTCGGGCACCTCGTCCGCGGTGACCAGCCACGGGCCGAGCGGGTTGAACGTCTCGCAGTTCTTCCCCTTGTCCCACTGGCCGCCGCGCTCGGTCTGGAAGGCCCGCTCGGACACGTCGTGCGCCACCGTGTAGCCCGCGACGGCGGCCATGGCCTCCTCGTGCGAGGCGGCGTACCGCAGCTCGCGCCCGATGACGACCGCCAACTCGACCTCCCAGTCGGTCTTCTCGCTGCCCCGCGGCACCAGCACCGTGTCGTCGGGGCCGACCACGGTGTCCGGCGCCTTCATGAACACCACGGGCTCGGCGGGCGGCCGGGCGCCGGTCTCGGCGGCGTGGTCGTGGTAGTTCAGCCCGATGCAGACGATCTTGCCGATCCCGGCCAGCGGCGGGCCGACCCGCTCGGCCGGATCCAGCGCGGGCAGCGCGCCCCCGGCCTGCGCCGCGGCGATCCGGGCGAGCGCGGCCGGGTCGGCGAGCAGCGCCCCGTCGATCTCGGGCACGATCCCGCCGAGGTCCCGCCGTACGCCCTCGTGGTCCAGCAGGGCCGGGCGTTCCGCCCCGGCGGGTCCGACGCGCAGCAGCTTCACAGGTGCACTCCCTACGTGACGTGGTCGAGCGGTCATCGGATGTCTTTCCCCGCATCCTCCCCGCGGGGTGCCGGGCCGTCAACACACGTCAGCCGCCCACCGCGTGCGAGACCGCGTAGATGAGCAGGCCCGCCAGCGCGCCGACCACCGTCCCGTTGATCCGGATGAACTGGAGGTCCCGCCCCACGTGCGCCTCGATCTTGCGCGAGGTCTGCTCCGCGTCCCACCCCGCGACGGTCTCGCTGATGAGCGAGGTGATCTCGTCCCGGTAGGTGGTGACGAGGTAGGTGGCCGCGTCCTCCAGCCACCCGTCCACCTTCGCCTGGAGCCGCGTGTCCACCGCCAGCCGCGCACCGAGCCCGAGCAGCGACGTCCGCGCCCGCCGCCGCAGCTCGCTGTGCTCGTCGTCCGCCGCGGCCACCACCATCGCCCGCACCGCGCCCCACGCGCTGGCGATGAGGTCCTGCACCTCGCTGCGCGCCAGGAGGTCCTTCTTCAGCCGCTCCACCCGCGCCCGGGTGTCCGGGTCGGACTGGAGCTCGGTGGCGAAGTCCCCGAGGAAGCGGTCCACCGCGCCCCTCGCCGGGTGCCCCGGGGAGTCCCGCATCTCGGTGACGAAGCGCAGCAGCTCCTTGTAGACCCGCTCGCCGATCCGGCGGTCGACGAACCGCGGCGTCCACCCGGGCGCCCCGCCCTGCACGGCCACCATGACGGAGTCGCCGTGCTCCACCAGCCAGTCGTGGGCGCGCACGCACACCAGGTCCACCAGCCGCCGGTGGCCGCCGTCGGCGACGACCCGCTCCAGCAGCCTGCCCAGGCCCGGCGCGATCTCCTGCGCCTCGGCCCGCCGGGTGATCGCCTCGCCGACGACCGCCTGCACGTCGGAGTCGCGCAGCACCCGCAGCGCGCCGCGCAGCGCGGCCGACGCCTGCTCGGTGACCTTGTCGGCGTTGGCCGGCTCCGCCAGCCACCCGCCCAGCCGCGACCCGATCCCGACCGCGCGCAGCCGGGCCCGCACCACGTCGGAGGACAGGAAGTTCTCGCCGACGAAGTCGCCGAGGCTCGCGCCCAGGGCGTCCTTCTTCGTCGGGATGATCGCGGTGTGCGGAATGGGCAGGCCCAGCGGGCGGCGGAAGAGCGCGGTGACCGCGAACCAGTCGGCGAGGGCGCCGACCATGCCCGCCTCCGCGGCCGCCGACACGTATCCCGCCCAGCCGCCCGCGCCGTGCGCCGCGGCCCACTTCGCCAGGGCGTACACCACGGTGGCGACCAGCAGGAAGCCGGTCGCGATCAGCTTCATCCGGCGGACGCCGGCCCGCCGCGCCTCGTCCGGGTCCGCCCCCGGGCCGCCGCCGCCCGCCGGAACGCGCGCCCGCGGCCCGGGGCCGGGGCCCGCGCCGGGGCGCGCCACCGCGGCCGCCCGGACGCCCCCGTCCCCGCCCGCACCCGCACCCGCACCCGCACCCGCACCCACCGCGCGGCCGGTACCGCGGACACCGCCCACGTCACCCACGTCACCCACGTCAGCCACACCCCCCGCGTCGCCTGTGCCGCCCGTGCCGTCCACTCGCCCCGTCTCCATCGGCTCCACCCGCGTATTCTCACCGCCACTGCCGTTCCGGGAACGTACGACGGGTTCCCGACGCCTCCCTCGCACCGCGCCTGCGCGGGGAGGACCCCCGAACAGCCTCCCGCACGACCCCAGGAGAACACCGCGATGACACCGCAGCACGACCGCGGCGGCCTGCCCGGATACGCCGAGCACTTCGAGGAGCCCGAGGGCTACCTCGACTTCGCACGGTACGGCCCCCCGTCGCGTCCGGTGCTCGACGCCGTCCACGACGCGCTGGGCCGCTCCGCCCGCGCGGACCGGCACACCGTCGACGACCTGATGCGCGCCGAGCGGCGCGCCCAGGAGGCCGCGGCCCGCCTGGCCGGTACCGATCCGGCGCACACCGTCCTGCTGCCCAACGCCTCCACGGGCATGTTCCACGCCGCGCTCGGACTGCCCGGCGGGGCGGTCCTGGTGCCCGCCGGGGACTTCCCGGCGAACCACTACCCGTGGCGGCGCTCGGCCGGACTCGGCCGGGCGGTGCCGCACTGGCTGACCGCGGGTCCGGACGGCCGCGTCACCCCCGACGCGGTGCGCGCCGCCCTCACCGGCGACGTCGTCGCGCTGTCGGTCAGCGCGGTCGACTTCAGGACCGGCCACCGCGCCGACCTCGCCGCCCTGCGCGAGGTGATCGGCCCCGACCGGCTGCTGGTCGTGGACGCCATCCAGGGCTTCGGCGTGGCCGACCTGGCCTGGCAGGCGGCCGACGTGGTCGTCGCCGGCGGCCAGAAGTGGCTGCGGGCGAGCTGGTCGACGGGGTTCGCCGCGCTCTCCGACCGCGCGCTGGAACGCCTCGAACCCACCCTCACCGGGTGGACCGGCGTCCGCGACGCCGGCCTCTTCGACGACCGCGAGCACCCGCCGGCCGACGGCGCCCAGCGCTGGAGCCTCACCAACCTCAGCCCGGTCGCAGCCGCCGGGCTGGAGGCGGCGCTCGCCCTGGTGGAGGCGGTCGGAGTGCCGGCGATCGAGGCGCACGTGCGCACCCGGGTCGGCGAGCTGATCGACGCGGTACGCGGCGCGGGCGGCCGCCTGCTGTCGCCCGAGGCACCCGCCGAGCGCGCCGGGATCGTCTCCTTCCGCATGCCCGGGGCCTCCGCCGCCGAGGTCGCCGCCGCCCTGCACGCCCATGAGGTCACCCCCACCACCCGGCCCGACTCCGTCCGGCTGTCCGCCCACGCCTCCACCACCGCCGCGGCGGTCGACCGGGTCCGCGCCGCCCTCGCGTCCCTGTGAGGACCGCGGGAGCGGGCAGGGCCCCGGCCGCTCAGGTCCGCCCCGCGTACATCCGGGCAATGACGTCCTCGATGTCCGGCTCGCGGATCGACAGGTCCACCAGCGGGTACCGGTTCGCCAGCGCCGCGACCAGCGGCGCCGCGCCGGCCCCCGCGGGAAAGGCGAAGGACTGCCGCGGCCCGTCCACCGACACCAGCCGCGCCCCGCCAGCTCCACCGGGGGGAGCTCGCGGGCGAAGTCCGCGACCAGCGTCCGCTCGCTCTCCCCCACGGCGTGCAGACCCCCGAGGCCGCCGTCGTACACGACCTTCCCGTGGTCGATGACCATCACCCGGCGGCACAGGCTCTCGATGTCGGTGAGGTCGTGCGTCGTGAGCAGGATCGTGGTGCCGCGCTCGGCGTTGAAGTCGCGCAGGAAGTCCCGCACCCGGCTCTTGCTGACCACGTCCAGCCCGATGGTCGGCTCGTCGAGGTACAGTACCTCGGGGTCGTGCAGCAGCGCCGCCGCGATGTCGCCGCGCATCCGCTGCCCGAGCGAGAGCTGCCGCACCGGCACGTCCAGCAGCGGCCCGAGGTCGAGGAGGTCCACGCACGCGCCGAGGTTGCGCGCGTAGGCGGCGTCCGGGATCCGGTACATCCGCCGCACCAGCTCGTAGGAGTCCCGCAGCGGCAGGTCCCACCACAGGGTGGTGCGCTGCCCGAAGACCACCCCGATCCGCCGGGCCAGCCGGGTGCGCTCCCGGGCCGGGTCGATCCCGTCCACCCTGATCCGCCCCGCGCTGGGGTTGAGGATGCCGGTGAGCATCTTGATGGTGGTGGACTTTCCCGCGCCGTTGGGCCCGATGTAGCCGACGATCTCGCCGCGCGGCACGCTGAAGCCGATCCCGTCGACCGCGCGCACCTCGTGCCGCTCGCGCCGCAGCCACCCGGCCTTGCGGCGCACCTCGAAGACCTTCTCCACGCCCTCCAGCTCGATGACCGGGTCGGCGGCCCCCGGAGTGGCCTCCGGAGCCGCCCCCGAGCCCGCCCCCGGGTCCGCCGCCGGGCCCGGACCCGCGGCCCCACCCGCGCCCCTGTCCGGCCCCGCCGGCCGGTCGATGCCGCTCACCGTCTCAACTCCCTGTGCTGCGGTAGGTACGAAGACCCCGCCGCCAGACCGCGGCCGCGAGCACGCAGCAGACCGCGGCGACGGCCGGGGAGGCGAAGTCCAGCCAGCCGGGCAGGCCGAGCGGATCGGGCTCGCCCAGCACGTGCAGCACGGGCAGCCAGTTGACGAAGGCGAGCGGCACCACGAAGGTGACCCCCCGCACCAGGTCCCGCGCGAAGATCCCCGGCGGGTACTGGAGCATCGTGTTGCCGCCGTAGGTGACCGAGTTCTGCACCTCCGAGGCGTCCTGCGCCCAGAACTGGAAGGCGCCGCCGGCCACGTACACCGCACTGAAGATCACCCCGCCCGACACCAGCATCATCGGCACCATCAGCACGTTCACAGCCGTCCAGTGCACGTCCACCCGCAGCAGCGCCCAGCCGAGGACCAGCGCGCCCTGGGTGATCCGGCCCAGCCGGCGCAGCGCGAACCGGTCCGCGGCGACCTGCGCGAGCACCGGGACCGGACGCAGCAGCAGCGTGTCCAGGGTGCCGTCGCGCACCCGGCGGCCGAGCCGGTCCATGGAGCCCATCACCAGGTCGGCGATGCCGAAGGAGGTGCTGCACGCGCCGTAGAGGAACGCCACCTCCGGCAGCGTGAAGCCGCCCAGCCGGTGGACGTGCCCGAACATCAGCACGATCGTGACGAAGTCCAGCAGGGTCGCGGTGAAGTTGCCGAGCGCGGTCAGGACGAAGGACGTGCGGTAGGCCATGGTGGAGCGCACCCACATCCCCACGATCGGGCCGTAGGCGCGCACCGCCTCGCCGGCCCGCCCCACCCGGGCCCCGGGCGCGTACCTCCCCGCGCCGCCCGGCGCCGCCCCGCCGGGCCGCTGCCGCGGCAGTTCCGCCTCAGCCACCCTGGACCACCACCCGGCGCGTCGCGGCCGACTGCAACAGCCGCCCGGCGCCGAGCAGCGCCGCCGCCCAGCCGGCCTGGCCGCACAGCGCCGGCACCGCCCCGGCGCCGCGGTGCCGGCCCAGCAGCACGTCCGCGGGCACCTGGAGCATCGACGCCCACGGCAGCGCCCGCGCCAGCTCGCCCAGCGCGCCCGGGAAGACCGTCAACGGCAGCAGCAGCCCCGAGAAGAACAGCCCGGTCAGCAGCATCGCCTGGCTCACCCCGGCGCCGTCCAGCAGCCAGAAGGCGCTGAGCCCGACCAGGAAGCGCAGCGCGAAGCTGACCAGTCCGGCCAGCATCACCGACACCGCGAACAGCACCCAGGTCCCGGGCGCCGACGGCAGCGCCAGGTCGAAGACCAGCGCCCCGCACAGCACCGGCACGACCCCGCGCCCCAGTAGCTGGAATCCCATCCGCCCCAGGTCCGTCGCCAGCCACCAGCCCTGGAGGTCGGCCGGCCGGTACAGGTCCACCGCGATGTCCCCGGACCTGATCCGCTCCATCAGCTCGTCCTCGCACCCGCCGCCCATCAGCGCCATCGGCGTCAGCAGCGCCTGCCCCAGCCACACGTAGGTCAGCGCCTGCGCCTGGTCGTAGCCGCCCAGGTGCGGGCGCTGGTCCCACAGCGCGAGATAGCTGTAGCTGATGATCAGACCGAAGACGCAGTTGGTGAAGACCCCCGCGGCGGTGGCGACGCGGTACGTCGCGTAGCGGCGGAAGACCCGCGTGACCACCGCCCCGTAGAAACCGCCCATCGACTGTGAACCCCCTCACGTGGCCCGGCACACAAGCCGCCGACCCTAGTACCGGCGAAGCCCGCGCTGCCAACGGTTTTCCAGGGCCGAACGGGTGAGCGAGCCGCGCCGCCGGAGTCGTCACAGCCCTGTCACGGATGTCCGGTGCCGATCGGCATCGCACGGATGATGCGACAGTGTGGGAGTCGGAGGGCTACGTGGGTGTACGGACGC encodes:
- a CDS encoding fumarylacetoacetate hydrolase family protein, giving the protein MKLLRVGPAGAERPALLDHEGVRRDLGGIVPEIDGALLADPAALARIAAAQAGGALPALDPAERVGPPLAGIGKIVCIGLNYHDHAAETGARPPAEPVVFMKAPDTVVGPDDTVLVPRGSEKTDWEVELAVVIGRELRYAASHEEAMAAVAGYTVAHDVSERAFQTERGGQWDKGKNCETFNPLGPWLVTADEVPDPQALPLRLWVNGELKQDGSTADQIFPVAEVVRYLSQFMTLYPGDVINTGTPAGVALGRPDPKPYLRPGDVVELSIDGLGRQRQEFGAA
- a CDS encoding DUF445 domain-containing protein; its protein translation is METGRVDGTGGTGDAGGVADVGDVGDVGGVRGTGRAVGAGAGAGAGAGGDGGVRAAAVARPGAGPGPGPRARVPAGGGGPGADPDEARRAGVRRMKLIATGFLLVATVVYALAKWAAAHGAGGWAGYVSAAAEAGMVGALADWFAVTALFRRPLGLPIPHTAIIPTKKDALGASLGDFVGENFLSSDVVRARLRAVGIGSRLGGWLAEPANADKVTEQASAALRGALRVLRDSDVQAVVGEAITRRAEAQEIAPGLGRLLERVVADGGHRRLVDLVCVRAHDWLVEHGDSVMVAVQGGAPGWTPRFVDRRIGERVYKELLRFVTEMRDSPGHPARGAVDRFLGDFATELQSDPDTRARVERLKKDLLARSEVQDLIASAWGAVRAMVVAAADDEHSELRRRARTSLLGLGARLAVDTRLQAKVDGWLEDAATYLVTTYRDEITSLISETVAGWDAEQTSRKIEAHVGRDLQFIRINGTVVGALAGLLIYAVSHAVGG
- a CDS encoding Gfo/Idh/MocA family protein; this encodes MSTPPPLRVGLVGYGPAGAFFHAPLIAATPGLVLDTIVTADPGRRAAAGSEHPGVRFADRAADLWGRAGELDLVVLASPNRTHVPLATEALEAGLPVVVDKPLAGTAAEARALAALADARGLLLGVFQNRRWDGDFRTVRDLVERGALGEVRRFESRFERWRPRLKGGWRESGDPADIGGLLYDLGAHLVDQALTLFGPAALVHAEAAAVRPGATADDDAFIALTHASGVRSHLWMSAVTPRLGPRFRVLGSTGGYVVHGLDPQEADLRAGRRPGDGAPWGEVPPAGWGTAGTDGAEAAVPTLPGDYPAFYAAVAAALRAGTAAPVTAHEAAAALDVIEAAHRSAATGGTVRL
- a CDS encoding HAD-IIA family hydrolase, translated to MSTRKPIESWLTDMDGVLIHEGTPIPGADAFLTGLKESGKPFLVLTNNSIYTPRDLHARLTRMGLHVPVGNIWTSALATAKFLDDQRPGGTAYVIGEAGLTTALHDVGYVLTDHDPDYVVLGETRTYSFEALTKAIRLINGGARFICTNPDQTGPSPEGVLPAAGSVAALITKATGKDPYFVGKPNPLMMRAGLNVIGAHSETSAMIGDRMDTDVLAGLESGMETFLVLTGLTTLPDIDRYPFRPSRVVDSIADLVAEI
- a CDS encoding aminotransferase class V-fold PLP-dependent enzyme; protein product: MTPQHDRGGLPGYAEHFEEPEGYLDFARYGPPSRPVLDAVHDALGRSARADRHTVDDLMRAERRAQEAAARLAGTDPAHTVLLPNASTGMFHAALGLPGGAVLVPAGDFPANHYPWRRSAGLGRAVPHWLTAGPDGRVTPDAVRAALTGDVVALSVSAVDFRTGHRADLAALREVIGPDRLLVVDAIQGFGVADLAWQAADVVVAGGQKWLRASWSTGFAALSDRALERLEPTLTGWTGVRDAGLFDDREHPPADGAQRWSLTNLSPVAAAGLEAALALVEAVGVPAIEAHVRTRVGELIDAVRGAGGRLLSPEAPAERAGIVSFRMPGASAAEVAAALHAHEVTPTTRPDSVRLSAHASTTAAAVDRVRAALASL
- a CDS encoding ABC transporter permease; amino-acid sequence: MPRQRPGGAAPGGAGRYAPGARVGRAGEAVRAYGPIVGMWVRSTMAYRTSFVLTALGNFTATLLDFVTIVLMFGHVHRLGGFTLPEVAFLYGACSTSFGIADLVMGSMDRLGRRVRDGTLDTLLLRPVPVLAQVAADRFALRRLGRITQGALVLGWALLRVDVHWTAVNVLMVPMMLVSGGVIFSAVYVAGGAFQFWAQDASEVQNSVTYGGNTMLQYPPGIFARDLVRGVTFVVPLAFVNWLPVLHVLGEPDPLGLPGWLDFASPAVAAVCCVLAAAVWRRGLRTYRSTGS
- a CDS encoding ABC transporter permease, whose protein sequence is MGGFYGAVVTRVFRRYATYRVATAAGVFTNCVFGLIISYSYLALWDQRPHLGGYDQAQALTYVWLGQALLTPMALMGGGCEDELMERIRSGDIAVDLYRPADLQGWWLATDLGRMGFQLLGRGVVPVLCGALVFDLALPSAPGTWVLFAVSVMLAGLVSFALRFLVGLSAFWLLDGAGVSQAMLLTGLFFSGLLLPLTVFPGALGELARALPWASMLQVPADVLLGRHRGAGAVPALCGQAGWAAALLGAGRLLQSAATRRVVVQGG